One stretch of Scophthalmus maximus strain ysfricsl-2021 chromosome 12, ASM2237912v1, whole genome shotgun sequence DNA includes these proteins:
- the LOC118290046 gene encoding proline and serine-rich protein 2 produces MDSRLQPNPQLRYAINGGAGRSTRPNGDNTLQSLSQEEQECIRFFDDTIVSLEKSLKEEDHRRAGQARSTVVDGPQASSPHSGVAASSAMARPLSPKDQDIIDLVRPEPDLVPTKPPTFNPTSPDFQSMAATPESHFELKPRWGPMDNLPSEYNPPLPSGSYGPTDSHSSYHPPGSIPTPVLIAQKIAENQAGGTSNILPSSLRHVSLESEKPPSNSADPPFKQGPPTSSKPTRFPANISVIHSNKDHQNQSLANVHIHERRAQMLANLTGTPNPLLQEDAQQAVEQKERNTPTRSVSFRDPTPDKSRLEALSKLGLNRNRAMSGGTSIIPDSTLPSPLTGAETSAPPTTETTIKLPEANPASPPPSNIGRKTEILRTNSPRRPEERNPQTSPSPPAVTMSSYSPPPLENKASVAPPPEITSLEFNSYGGKSIVVNHSVSSRSEPVTTPTSPEPMVIPPALANPSEFNTYGGKTKVMSTAPVAVTRNDLPDILSSHMNKSQTLPAKSEPLPIEPNSYGGKSRTINPSSGFNRPSETPSKSFKPPAPTPAPRPARHSYHSPSTQQKAAQRSLSPEHKRRSGSLFRPEGITVQFSGRGASNESRKEALRKLGLLKDS; encoded by the exons ATGGACAGCCGTCTGCAGCCGAACCCTCAGCTCCGCTACGCCATCAACGGGGGAGCCGGACGAAGCACCAGGCCCAAC GGAGACAACACTCTGCAGTCTCTCagccaggaggagcaggagtgcATCCGGTTCTTTGACGACACCATCGTCTCATTGGAGAAGAGTCTGAAGGAGGAGGACCACCGGAGGGCCGGGCAGGCGAGGTCCACCGTGGTCGACGGACCCCAGGCTTCGAGTCCCCACTCTGGGGTCGCCGCGTCTTCCGCCATGGCCAGACCTCTCAGTCCCAAAGACCAGGATATTATAGACCTGGTCCGCCCAGAACCTGACCTGGTGCCGACCAAACCGCCGACCTTCAATCCCACCAGTCCAG ATTTTCAGAGTATGGCAGCGACCCCCGAAAGCCACTTTGAGTTGAAGCCAAGGTGGGGTCCAATGGACAACTTGCCTTCAGAGTACAACCCTCCGCTTCCAAGTGGCAGCTATGGGCCGACGGACAGCCACTCCTCCTACCACCCTCCGGGCAGCATCCCAACCCCGGTCCTGATTGCCCAGAAGATAGCTGAGAACCAGGCTGGTGGAACCTCAAACATACTTCCCTCCTCACTTCGCCATGTCAGCCTCGAGTCAGAGAAGCCACCGAGCAACAGTGCAGATCCCCCCTTCAAACAGGGTCCTCCTACCTCGTCTAAGCCCACCCGGTTCCCTGCTAACATCAGCGTGATCCACAGCAACAAGGATCACCAGAACCAGTCTCTGGCAAATGTGCACATTCATGAGAGACGCGCCCAAATGCTGGCGAACCTCACGGGAACGCCAaatcctctgctgcaggaggatgCTCAGCAGGCCGTGGAGCAGAAGGAACGAAACACTCCCACTCGCAGCGTTTCCTTCAGGGACCCGACGCCAGACAAGTCCAGGTTGGAGGCCCTGTCTAAGCTGGGCCTCAACAGAAACAGAGCCATGTCTGGAGGTACGTCGATAATTCCAGACAGCACCTTACCGAGTCCTCTCACGGGTGCAGAGACCAGTGCTCCTCCGACAACAGAAACTACCATCAAATTGCCAGAAGCCAATCCTGCATCACCACCTCCGAGTAACATTGGCAGAAAAACAGAGATTCTACGGACAAATTCTCCGAGGAGGCCGGAAGAACGAAATCCCCAAACGAGCCCGTCACCTCCAGCTGTCACAATGAGCAGTTACTCTCCACCTCCTTTGGAAAATAAGGCATCTGTCGCCCCTCCGCCTGAGATCACCTCGCTGGAATTTAACAGCTATGGAGGGAAGTCCATCGTCGTCAACCATTCTGTTTCCTCCAGGAGTGAACCTGTGACCACTCCAACTAGCCCCGAACCCATGGTCATCCCACCTGCCTTGGCTAACCCCAGCGAATTCAACACCTATGGGGGAAAGACCAAAGTCATGAGCACTGCTCCCGTAGCCGTGACCAGGAACGACCTTCCCGACATCCTCAGCTCCCACATGAACAAGAGTCAGACCTTACCCGCCAAGTCAGAGCCGCTGCCCATTGAGCCCAACAGTTACGGAGGAAAGAGTCGAACCATCAACCCTTCCTCTGGGTTCAATCGCCCTTCAGAAACCCCATCGAAGAGTTTCAAACCTCCGGCCCCGACCCCGGCCCCGAGACCTGCCCGCCACTCCTATCACAGCCCCAGTACCCAACAGAAAGCCGCACAACGATCTCTGTCCCCCGAACACAAGCGCAGATCTGGCTCCTTGTTTCGCCCCGAGGGCATCACCGTTCAGTTCTCTGGACGGGGGGCTTCGAACGAATCGCGCAAGGAGGCGTTGAGGAAACTCGGGCTGCTGAAAGACTCTTAA